Proteins encoded together in one Macadamia integrifolia cultivar HAES 741 chromosome 8, SCU_Mint_v3, whole genome shotgun sequence window:
- the LOC122086349 gene encoding engulfment and cell motility protein 3-like, with protein sequence MVKLKIWKLWVIYRVRFLRLHLSIWQESFQKLLHKQEGKRAEWEYPFAVAGINISFLLVQMLDLQSGKPTSQAGIRFLDFLREDEMAFDNLFCVAFEMMDAQWLAKRATYMEFNDVLKSTRTQLERELALEDVSSVKELPAFNLLKW encoded by the exons ATGGTGAAATTGAAGATTTGGAAGTTATGGGTGATTTATAGAGTGCGATTCTTACGTTTGCATTTGTCCATTTGGCAGGAATCGTTCCAAAAGCTGCTGCataaacaagaaggaaaaagagcTGAGTGGGAGTATCCTTTTGCTGTAGCAGGCATCAACATATCTTTTTTGTTGGTACAAATGTTGGATTTGCAATCAG GCAAGCCAACATCTCAGGCTGGAATCCGTTTCTTAGATTTTCTAAGAGAAGATGAAATGGCTTTTGATAATCTTTTTTGTGTCGCGTTTGAGATGATGGATGCCCAATGGCTTGCAAAGCGTGCTACTTACATGGAATTCAAT GATGTTTTGAAGTCCACAAGAACACAGTTAGAGCGTGAGCTTGCTCTTGAAGATGTCTCCAGTGTGAAGGAATTACCCGCATTCAACTTGTTGAAATGGTAA